A window of the Cygnus atratus isolate AKBS03 ecotype Queensland, Australia chromosome 4, CAtr_DNAZoo_HiC_assembly, whole genome shotgun sequence genome harbors these coding sequences:
- the LOC118251675 gene encoding interleukin-8 yields MNGKLGAVLALLLISVALSQGRSLVRMGNELRCQCISTHSKFIHPKSIQDVKLTQSGPHCKNVEIIATLKDNREVCLDPTAPWVQLIVKAILAKAQLNSDAPL; encoded by the exons ATGAACGGCAAACTTGGGGCTGTCCTGGCTCTTCTCCTGATTTCCGTGGCTCTGTCTCAAG GCAGGAGCCTGGTAAGGATGGGAAACGAGCTCCGGTGCCAGTGCATAAGCACTCACTCGAAGTTCATCCACCCTAAATCTATTCAAGATGTGAAGCTGACGCAAAGCGGCCCCCACTGCAAGAACGTTGAAATCAT agCTACTCTGAAGGACAACAGAGAGGTGTGCTTGGACCCCACTGCTCCCTGGGTACAGCTGATCGTAAAGGCAATTCTGGCCAA GGCTCAGCTCAATTCTGATGCGccactgtaa